From the genome of Flavobacterium luteolum, one region includes:
- a CDS encoding AAA family ATPase, whose amino-acid sequence MQKEIIVLLGGPGTGKSTLINELVARGFCCYPEISRQVTMKAQQEGIEQLFLEQPLLFSQMLLEGRIEQYKNALEEPDNVVFIDRGIPDVVAYMDYIGDEYPESFVKACEDYKYSKTFILPPWEEIYQSDAERYENFEQAVKIQEHLVETYKKYGYELIEVPKDTVENRILYILDKI is encoded by the coding sequence GTGCAAAAAGAAATTATAGTCTTGCTTGGCGGACCTGGTACTGGAAAATCAACACTTATTAACGAATTGGTAGCTCGTGGCTTTTGCTGCTATCCAGAAATCTCTAGACAGGTTACCATGAAAGCACAACAGGAAGGCATTGAGCAGCTGTTTCTTGAACAGCCTCTTTTATTTAGCCAAATGTTGCTTGAAGGTCGTATTGAACAATACAAAAATGCTCTTGAAGAACCTGACAATGTGGTTTTTATTGACCGAGGAATTCCAGATGTTGTTGCTTATATGGATTATATTGGCGACGAATATCCGGAAAGTTTCGTTAAGGCTTGCGAGGACTATAAATATTCTAAAACTTTTATTCTGCCGCCATGGGAAGAAATTTACCAAAGCGATGCAGAGCGTTATGAAAATTTTGAACAGGCAGTTAAAATTCAGGAGCATCTTGTTGAGACCTATAAAAAATACGGTTACGAACTAATTGAGGTTCCAAAAGATACGGTTGAAAACAGAATTCTTTATATCTTAGACAAAATTTAG
- a CDS encoding FecR family protein: MNQEKFDEEFEKLWNEKPEAHSDNEKEASWEQFHAKTFSEKKRKFKPWRIYAAASVLLFVLIGTGIYFNQEPTAENIVLAENVIENTTSAIKFIVLPDSSKVELSPKSKISFGQNFASNRKIEIVGQAYFKVKKDKQHPFQVFCNETTTTVLGTSFTVKESENREVTVELFEGSVQMNVKGKDQKWILKPGEKFTYGNQIASVTEFSRFVDFDNENLSAVSLYIEENYGYKVILPKENMNQKITIRINKKEDLKTIVQLLSEMYNLNFEINEDLKQITFQ, encoded by the coding sequence ATGAATCAAGAAAAATTTGATGAGGAATTTGAAAAGTTATGGAATGAAAAACCTGAAGCACATTCAGATAATGAAAAAGAAGCTTCCTGGGAACAATTTCATGCTAAAACATTTTCAGAGAAGAAAAGAAAATTTAAGCCTTGGCGTATTTATGCGGCGGCTTCGGTTTTGCTTTTTGTTCTTATTGGAACTGGAATTTATTTTAACCAAGAACCTACTGCCGAAAACATAGTTCTTGCCGAAAACGTAATTGAAAATACTACCTCAGCAATAAAGTTTATTGTTTTACCAGATAGTTCAAAAGTCGAGTTAAGTCCGAAATCTAAAATTTCTTTCGGGCAAAATTTCGCTTCAAACAGAAAAATAGAAATTGTAGGCCAAGCTTATTTTAAGGTAAAAAAAGACAAACAGCATCCTTTTCAGGTTTTCTGCAACGAAACAACAACTACTGTTTTAGGAACTTCCTTTACAGTTAAAGAATCTGAAAACAGAGAAGTAACTGTTGAACTTTTTGAAGGAAGTGTTCAAATGAATGTGAAAGGCAAAGATCAAAAATGGATCTTGAAACCAGGTGAAAAATTTACTTATGGAAACCAAATTGCTTCAGTAACAGAATTTAGCCGATTTGTAGATTTTGACAACGAAAACCTTTCTGCAGTAAGCCTTTATATTGAAGAAAACTATGGCTATAAGGTGATTCTTCCGAAAGAAAATATGAATCAGAAAATTACGATTCGCATCAATAAAAAAGAAGATTTAAAAACAATTGTACAATTATTATCAGAAATGTATAACCTAAACTTTGAAATAAATGAAGATTTAAAACAGATCACTTTTCAATAA
- the fmt gene encoding methionyl-tRNA formyltransferase, whose product MEKLRIIFMGTPEFAVGILDTIIKNNYDVVGVITAADKPAGRGQKIKYSAVKEYALANNLTLLQPTNLKDENFLAELKALNANLQIVVAFRMLPKVVWEMPSLGTFNLHASLLPNYRGAAPINWAIINGETKTGVTTFFIDDKIDTGAMILNSEINIEPEETAGQLHDRLMHLGSTTVIDTLKIIENGNVTTTIQEDSDDIKTAYKLNKENCKIDWTKSGAEINNLIRGLSPYPASWCYLKDQNEELNIKIYEAKLLSESHSYETGKLISGKKEIKIAIKEGFIQLLSLQFPGKKRMLASELLNGVSFSDAAKVY is encoded by the coding sequence ATGGAGAAATTGAGAATTATATTTATGGGAACGCCAGAATTTGCCGTTGGCATTTTGGATACCATTATTAAAAATAACTATGACGTTGTTGGCGTAATTACTGCTGCAGACAAACCAGCGGGACGCGGACAAAAAATAAAATATTCAGCTGTAAAAGAATATGCGCTTGCCAACAACCTTACTCTGTTACAGCCAACCAATTTAAAAGACGAAAATTTTTTAGCAGAATTAAAAGCGTTAAATGCTAATCTACAAATCGTAGTTGCTTTTAGAATGCTGCCAAAAGTCGTTTGGGAAATGCCAAGTTTAGGCACTTTTAATCTTCATGCTTCTTTATTGCCAAATTATCGAGGAGCTGCTCCTATCAACTGGGCTATTATTAATGGAGAAACTAAAACTGGTGTTACAACATTCTTTATTGATGATAAAATTGATACCGGAGCTATGATTTTAAATTCTGAAATCAATATTGAACCAGAAGAAACGGCAGGACAACTGCATGATCGTTTAATGCATTTAGGAAGCACAACTGTAATTGATACTTTAAAAATTATTGAAAACGGAAATGTAACCACAACAATCCAAGAAGATAGCGACGATATTAAAACGGCATACAAACTAAATAAAGAAAACTGCAAAATTGATTGGACAAAATCTGGAGCAGAAATTAATAACTTGATTCGCGGTTTAAGTCCGTATCCTGCTTCTTGGTGCTATCTAAAAGACCAAAATGAAGAACTTAACATCAAAATTTACGAGGCAAAACTACTCTCAGAATCACATTCTTATGAGACCGGAAAGTTAATTAGCGGTAAAAAAGAAATCAAGATTGCAATAAAAGAGGGCTTTATTCAGTTATTAAGTCTACAATTTCCAGGAAAAAAGAGAATGCTTGCTTCAGAATTATTAAATGGAGTGAGTTTTTCAGATGCTGCAAAAGTGTATTAA
- a CDS encoding START-like domain-containing protein, which yields MDSKIRYEIEFPINSSPQLLYQYISTPSGLQEWFADNVNSRGEFFTFMWNDSQEKARLASKKSGEKVKFKWVDDSSKDTEYFFELHILVDELTKDVSLMVVDFADKDELGEAKQLWENQISDLKHLIGSV from the coding sequence ATGGATTCAAAAATACGTTACGAAATCGAGTTTCCGATCAATTCTTCGCCGCAATTATTGTATCAATATATATCAACTCCGTCAGGTTTACAAGAATGGTTTGCTGACAATGTTAATTCAAGAGGTGAGTTTTTTACCTTTATGTGGAATGATTCACAAGAAAAAGCGCGTCTAGCTTCAAAAAAATCTGGAGAAAAAGTAAAGTTTAAATGGGTTGATGACAGCAGTAAGGATACTGAGTACTTTTTTGAACTTCATATTTTAGTAGATGAATTGACTAAAGATGTATCGCTTATGGTAGTTGATTTTGCCGATAAAGATGAATTGGGTGAAGCTAAACAATTGTGGGAGAATCAAATCTCAGATCTAAAACATCTTATAGGATCTGTTTAG
- a CDS encoding YqgE/AlgH family protein, translated as MISEKLKKGHLLIAEPSIIGDLSFNRSVILLADHNKEGSIGFIINKPLKYTINDLIPEIDANFKIYNGGPVEQDNLYFIHNIPELIPNSVEISNGIYWGGDFESTKDLINNGSISKNNIRFFLGYTGWEENQLENEMQGNSWIIADNNYKNKIIGKSTTHFWKEQIIELGGDYLIWSNAPENPYLN; from the coding sequence ATGATTTCAGAAAAATTAAAAAAAGGACACCTGCTTATTGCCGAGCCTTCAATAATTGGAGATTTATCTTTTAATAGATCGGTAATTTTATTAGCAGACCATAACAAAGAAGGATCAATAGGTTTTATAATTAACAAGCCATTAAAATATACCATTAATGACTTGATTCCTGAGATTGATGCTAACTTTAAGATATATAACGGCGGCCCTGTAGAACAAGACAACCTTTATTTTATTCACAATATTCCTGAGTTGATCCCAAATAGTGTTGAGATTTCAAACGGGATTTATTGGGGTGGAGATTTTGAGTCAACCAAAGACTTAATAAACAACGGATCTATTAGTAAAAATAATATTCGTTTTTTCTTAGGTTATACTGGCTGGGAAGAAAATCAGCTTGAGAATGAGATGCAAGGAAACTCTTGGATTATTGCTGATAATAATTACAAAAATAAAATTATCGGAAAATCGACTACCCATTTTTGGAAAGAGCAGATTATTGAGCTTGGCGGTGATTATCTTATTTGGTCAAACGCACCAGAAAATCCATATCTGAATTAA
- a CDS encoding alpha/beta hydrolase family protein has translation MKKFLLLFIVLIFNNIQAQEVKTLTYFQNDTLKLDLDLYLPKKKAGEKIPLIMFAFGGGFSGGERTSEKDFGKFMSQNGYAVASISYSLYMKGKDFGCKGTLTEKIKAIQIGVSDMWQATAFLVENADKYNLDTSKIFISGISAGAEIGFHASFWDYKLMNLYKSNLPENFKYKGFIGGSGAIQDINLITKEKAIPMLLAHGNNDDTVPYAAGSHRSCPTNASGWLILFGSYAVYNQMNDLHKDIELITFCGGGHEFSGYLFHQGQQYVLDFVNDVLNGKKFQSHVIVPSKNGKSSGKYSFCE, from the coding sequence ATGAAAAAATTCCTTTTACTTTTTATCGTCCTTATATTCAACAATATTCAAGCACAAGAAGTCAAAACACTGACTTATTTCCAAAACGACACTTTAAAACTAGATTTAGATCTATATCTGCCAAAGAAAAAAGCTGGTGAAAAAATTCCGCTGATTATGTTTGCTTTTGGTGGCGGATTTTCTGGCGGAGAGCGTACAAGTGAAAAAGATTTTGGAAAATTCATGTCGCAAAATGGCTATGCCGTTGCCAGTATTTCGTACAGTTTATATATGAAAGGAAAAGATTTTGGATGCAAAGGAACTTTAACCGAAAAAATAAAAGCAATCCAAATTGGTGTAAGCGACATGTGGCAAGCGACAGCTTTCTTAGTTGAGAATGCTGATAAATATAATCTTGATACTTCAAAAATCTTTATTTCTGGAATTAGCGCCGGTGCCGAAATTGGTTTTCATGCTTCATTCTGGGATTATAAATTAATGAACTTATACAAAAGTAATCTGCCTGAAAACTTTAAATACAAAGGTTTCATCGGAGGTTCGGGAGCAATTCAGGATATTAATCTGATTACAAAAGAAAAAGCAATTCCGATGTTATTGGCTCACGGAAACAATGACGACACGGTTCCATACGCTGCAGGTTCGCATCGTTCTTGCCCGACAAATGCTTCGGGCTGGCTGATTCTTTTTGGCTCTTATGCGGTTTACAATCAAATGAACGATTTACATAAAGACATCGAACTAATCACTTTCTGTGGCGGTGGACATGAATTCTCTGGTTATCTTTTCCACCAAGGACAGCAATATGTTTTGGATTTTGTGAATGATGTTTTGAATGGTAAAAAATTCCAATCGCATGTGATTGTTCCTTCTAAAAATGGGAAAAGTTCCGGAAAATATTCATTTTGTGAATAG
- a CDS encoding RecQ family ATP-dependent DNA helicase → MLGAQDILLKYWKHDSFRPLQKEIIDSVLEGQDTFAVLPTGGGKSICFQVPAMMQEGICLVISPLIALMKDQVANLQKRDIKAIALTGGIHTEELIDLLDNCQYGNYKFLYLSPERLQSDWILERIKNLPINLIAIDEAHCVSQWGHDFRPAYLKISELKKFFPKIPFLALTATATPRVIEDIRTQLELKNPRHFQQSFERKNIAYMVFEVEDKLYRTEQILKKNPQPSIIYVRNRKACLNMSSQLQSLGFTSTYYHGGLSSKEKDKNMQLWMSQQAQVIVATNAFGMGIDKDNVKTVIHTQLPENIENYYQESGRAGRNGEKAFSVLLYNNSDMIQTEQQFINILPDKKFLKTMYIKLCNYFQIAYGEGLDESFSFKLNHFCNKYDFPTLKTYNSLQFLNQQGIITMSQEFSEKISAQFLIESKEVIRYISLNPNDEEIILAILRTYPGIYDVKSNLNLGLIAKKSHHSEEQVTALLEKLREKEIIEYKSKNNDATILFNEIREDDLTINRVSKYLEKQNEVKKEQLLSVLHYIKDNKTCKNRLVLNYFGEETTENCGICSYCITQKGKITEADSIADKILSLLKTASLTSREIENQIKMDTKDIITVLQELLENNHIIIQANNKYTLKS, encoded by the coding sequence ATGCTCGGAGCGCAGGATATTCTTCTAAAATACTGGAAACACGACAGTTTTAGACCGTTGCAAAAAGAAATTATCGATTCGGTTCTTGAAGGACAGGATACTTTTGCAGTACTTCCGACAGGCGGAGGAAAATCGATTTGTTTTCAGGTTCCAGCCATGATGCAGGAAGGAATCTGTCTTGTTATTTCTCCTCTGATTGCTTTAATGAAAGATCAGGTTGCCAATCTGCAGAAAAGAGATATTAAAGCAATTGCTCTTACGGGCGGAATTCACACCGAAGAATTGATTGATCTTTTGGACAATTGCCAATATGGAAACTATAAATTTCTCTACTTATCGCCAGAGCGTTTGCAGTCAGATTGGATTCTGGAGCGCATTAAAAACCTTCCCATCAATTTAATTGCTATTGACGAAGCGCATTGTGTCTCGCAATGGGGTCATGATTTTAGGCCTGCATATCTTAAAATTTCGGAACTGAAAAAGTTCTTCCCTAAAATTCCGTTTTTAGCTCTGACTGCTACAGCAACTCCGAGAGTTATTGAAGATATCAGAACGCAGTTAGAATTAAAAAATCCGAGACATTTTCAGCAGTCGTTTGAGCGAAAAAATATCGCGTACATGGTTTTTGAAGTCGAAGATAAATTATATCGTACCGAACAAATCCTTAAAAAGAATCCGCAGCCTTCTATTATATATGTACGAAATCGCAAAGCATGTTTGAACATGTCTTCTCAATTGCAATCTTTAGGTTTTACATCAACGTATTATCACGGCGGACTTTCGTCTAAAGAAAAAGACAAAAACATGCAGTTGTGGATGTCACAGCAAGCGCAGGTTATTGTGGCAACAAATGCTTTTGGAATGGGAATTGACAAAGACAATGTTAAAACCGTTATTCATACACAGCTTCCAGAAAACATAGAAAACTATTATCAAGAGTCTGGGAGGGCGGGACGAAATGGCGAAAAAGCTTTTTCGGTTTTGCTTTACAATAATTCAGACATGATCCAAACCGAACAGCAGTTTATAAACATTCTTCCCGATAAGAAGTTTTTAAAAACTATGTACATCAAACTCTGCAATTATTTTCAGATTGCATATGGCGAAGGTCTTGATGAATCTTTTTCATTCAAGTTGAATCACTTTTGCAATAAATACGACTTCCCTACCCTTAAAACGTACAATTCTTTACAATTTTTAAATCAGCAGGGAATTATTACGATGTCTCAAGAATTCTCAGAAAAGATTAGCGCTCAATTTTTAATAGAATCTAAAGAAGTCATTCGATACATAAGTTTGAATCCGAATGACGAAGAGATTATACTGGCTATTTTGAGAACTTATCCTGGAATTTATGACGTTAAATCTAATCTGAATCTTGGTTTAATTGCTAAAAAATCTCATCACTCGGAAGAACAAGTTACAGCACTTTTAGAGAAATTAAGAGAGAAAGAAATTATAGAATACAAGTCTAAAAACAACGACGCTACTATATTATTTAATGAAATCCGCGAGGATGATCTTACTATAAATAGAGTTTCGAAATATTTAGAGAAACAAAACGAGGTTAAAAAAGAACAGCTTTTGTCGGTTCTTCATTATATAAAGGATAACAAAACCTGTAAAAACAGATTGGTTTTGAATTATTTCGGAGAAGAAACAACTGAAAATTGTGGCATATGTTCTTATTGCATTACACAAAAAGGAAAAATCACTGAAGCCGATTCGATTGCAGACAAAATCCTTTCTTTGCTCAAAACAGCTTCGTTGACTTCGAGAGAAATTGAAAATCAAATCAAAATGGACACAAAAGACATTATTACGGTTCTTCAAGAATTGCTCGAAAACAATCATATCATTATACAAGCGAATAATAAATACACTTTAAAATCATAA
- a CDS encoding aminotransferase class IV, whose amino-acid sequence MINFNGNIAKEDNILTLNRAFLYGDGIFETVKIVNGKILFLEDHYFRLMASMRVVRMTIPMDFTMEYFEEQILNLVNQLNIASSARARITVFRNDGGLYLPKSNDISFLINAISLGNKAYSINTNEYEVDLYKDFYVTKQLLSSLKTTNKMINITGSIYASENDLANCILLNDSKNVVEALQGNIFMVTGNKLITPPVSEGALNGIMRKQILALAKKVEGIEVVEDIISPFDLQKADELFLTNVITGIQPITKYRKKEFTTNLAHLLVQRLNESISEN is encoded by the coding sequence ATGATTAATTTTAACGGAAATATAGCGAAGGAAGATAATATACTAACTCTAAACCGCGCTTTTTTATATGGTGACGGAATATTCGAAACAGTAAAAATTGTCAACGGAAAAATCTTGTTCCTTGAAGATCATTATTTTAGATTAATGGCTTCAATGCGTGTAGTCAGAATGACGATTCCTATGGATTTTACAATGGAATATTTTGAAGAGCAAATTCTTAATTTGGTTAATCAATTAAATATTGCCTCTTCAGCACGTGCAAGGATTACTGTTTTCAGAAATGATGGCGGTTTGTATCTTCCAAAAAGCAATGATATTTCATTCTTAATCAACGCCATTTCTCTTGGAAATAAAGCCTACAGTATAAATACAAACGAATACGAAGTAGATTTGTATAAAGACTTCTATGTAACAAAACAATTATTATCATCTCTTAAAACAACAAATAAGATGATCAATATTACAGGAAGTATTTATGCAAGTGAAAATGATCTTGCAAATTGTATTTTACTGAATGATAGTAAAAATGTTGTAGAAGCACTTCAGGGGAATATTTTTATGGTAACAGGTAACAAGCTTATTACACCTCCAGTTTCAGAAGGTGCTTTAAACGGGATTATGCGCAAGCAAATTTTAGCATTGGCTAAAAAAGTTGAAGGCATAGAAGTTGTAGAAGACATAATTTCGCCTTTTGATCTTCAAAAAGCAGACGAATTATTTCTGACTAATGTAATCACGGGAATACAGCCGATAACTAAATATCGAAAAAAGGAGTTTACAACAAATCTGGCTCATTTATTAGTGCAGCGACTAAACGAATCCATTTCTGAAAATTAA
- a CDS encoding ACT domain-containing protein gives MEGEINLSTILKNLNPVLNEGKYVFTKVDALDQIPFSKILFLFKEKEGITLVLEKHFAEELNLTFSYIASWITLEIHSSLAAVGLTAAFSQALGNANISCNVVAAYLHDHIFVDENDAVKAMEVLLKLKQESKNSL, from the coding sequence ATGGAAGGAGAAATTAATTTAAGTACTATTTTAAAGAATCTTAATCCTGTTCTTAATGAAGGAAAATATGTTTTTACAAAAGTTGATGCTCTAGATCAGATTCCTTTTTCAAAGATTTTGTTTCTATTTAAAGAAAAAGAAGGAATCACTTTAGTATTAGAAAAACACTTTGCAGAAGAACTAAATCTTACTTTCTCTTATATTGCTTCTTGGATAACTTTAGAAATTCATTCTTCTTTGGCCGCTGTAGGTTTAACTGCTGCGTTTTCTCAAGCATTAGGAAATGCAAATATTAGCTGCAATGTTGTCGCGGCATATTTACACGACCATATCTTTGTTGATGAGAATGATGCTGTGAAAGCAATGGAAGTACTCCTGAAATTAAAACAAGAAAGTAAAAATTCTTTGTAA
- a CDS encoding HU family DNA-binding protein, which produces MNKSELIDAIAADAGITKAAAKLALESFLGNVGTTLKKGGRVSLVGFGSWSVSSRAARDGRNPQTGKTIKIAAKNVVKFKAGAELEGAVN; this is translated from the coding sequence ATGAACAAATCAGAATTAATCGATGCTATCGCTGCTGATGCAGGAATTACAAAAGCTGCGGCTAAATTAGCTTTGGAGTCTTTTTTAGGTAATGTAGGAACTACTTTGAAAAAAGGAGGAAGAGTTTCATTAGTAGGTTTCGGATCATGGTCAGTATCTTCTAGAGCTGCTAGAGACGGTAGAAACCCTCAAACAGGAAAAACTATCAAAATCGCAGCTAAAAACGTTGTAAAATTTAAAGCTGGTGCTGAATTAGAAGGTGCAGTGAACTAA
- a CDS encoding PLP-dependent aminotransferase family protein: MKNQETLYLKIAKIIEDQIHTETLMLGDKLPSVRSAQKLYNVSLNTIKQAYLELESRSLIESRPKTGYYVSKSSQRTTALPTIASINNHETENTPEELIDKVFGTINQTDVTQFALGLPGKNFLPIAKLNKGIINAVRNRSDAGTTYEPVQGSEELRRAIAKWALVMEGKITEDDLVITSGAMHAMYNALMATTSPGDSVAVESPAYFGILQAIKALGLKAVEIPTHPLYGIDLDALKKVIPEIKACCFVTNFNNPMGFQMPDENKQELVRLITQYNIPLIEDDIYGNLYFGSERPKPCKFYDEAGLVLWIGSVSKTLAPGYRVGWIAPGKFKDKIIRQKLVQTVCNSSLYSDVIADFLEHGRYDHHLRSFRNKLYNNYLQISRAVESYFPDNTKIAQPKGGFMLWLELDERISTTELYNTALAQKIVFAPGRIFSQYNQYNNCMRLTYVLEWNERVDSDLEKLGRIIKNSI; encoded by the coding sequence ATGAAGAATCAAGAAACATTATATTTAAAAATTGCAAAAATCATTGAAGATCAAATTCACACTGAAACTTTAATGCTTGGCGACAAACTGCCTTCTGTACGAAGTGCACAGAAACTATATAATGTTAGTCTTAATACCATTAAACAAGCGTATTTAGAACTCGAAAGCCGTTCTCTCATAGAATCTCGTCCAAAAACGGGATATTATGTAAGCAAAAGTTCACAACGCACAACAGCACTTCCAACAATTGCGAGTATAAACAATCATGAAACAGAAAATACACCCGAGGAGCTTATTGATAAAGTTTTCGGTACCATCAATCAAACCGATGTAACACAATTTGCACTTGGATTACCTGGGAAAAATTTTCTTCCAATTGCAAAACTTAACAAAGGAATCATCAATGCTGTACGAAATAGAAGTGACGCCGGCACAACCTATGAACCCGTTCAAGGATCTGAAGAACTTCGACGTGCCATTGCAAAATGGGCACTTGTTATGGAAGGAAAAATTACAGAAGATGATCTTGTAATTACTTCTGGCGCTATGCACGCCATGTACAATGCGCTTATGGCCACGACATCTCCTGGAGATAGCGTTGCTGTAGAAAGTCCTGCTTATTTTGGAATACTTCAAGCCATTAAGGCATTAGGTTTAAAAGCTGTTGAAATTCCGACCCATCCTTTGTATGGAATAGATCTCGACGCTTTAAAAAAAGTAATACCTGAAATAAAGGCCTGTTGTTTTGTTACCAATTTTAATAATCCGATGGGGTTTCAAATGCCTGATGAAAACAAACAAGAACTGGTACGACTGATAACACAATATAATATTCCATTAATTGAAGACGATATTTACGGTAATCTTTACTTTGGTTCAGAGCGCCCGAAACCTTGTAAATTTTATGACGAAGCTGGTTTGGTTTTGTGGATCGGATCTGTCTCTAAAACTCTCGCACCAGGTTATCGTGTTGGATGGATTGCTCCTGGAAAATTTAAAGATAAAATTATACGTCAAAAGTTGGTTCAAACGGTTTGTAATTCATCTTTATACTCAGATGTTATCGCAGATTTCTTAGAGCATGGACGTTACGATCATCATCTGAGGTCTTTTAGAAATAAGCTTTACAATAATTACCTTCAGATTAGTCGTGCCGTAGAATCTTATTTTCCAGACAACACCAAAATAGCGCAACCTAAAGGCGGTTTTATGTTATGGTTGGAATTGGATGAAAGAATTTCTACAACAGAATTATACAACACTGCCCTAGCCCAAAAAATCGTCTTTGCGCCAGGAAGAATTTTTTCGCAGTACAATCAATACAACAACTGCATGCGATTAACCTATGTCTTAGAATGGAATGAACGAGTAGATTCTGATTTGGAAAAATTGGGCAGAATAATAAAAAACAGTATTTAG
- a CDS encoding RNA polymerase sigma factor — MDNKKFILSLKKGNEAAFKEVYFSYYDKLINIAKRFNSSVFTPEDFVQETFIRLYNKRELLNEEVLFDKQIFVICKNIIINHVNRESKIIQLNPAQVDMPEEETDLGIFEERQEKLQNFISLLPEQQQKIFTLHKLENLSYKEIAEITDLSEKTIANHIYLASKFIRKKIENH, encoded by the coding sequence ATGGACAATAAGAAATTTATTTTAAGTTTAAAAAAAGGTAATGAAGCAGCTTTCAAAGAAGTCTACTTCAGCTATTACGATAAACTTATAAATATTGCCAAACGATTTAACTCTTCTGTATTTACTCCCGAAGATTTTGTTCAAGAGACTTTTATAAGATTATATAATAAAAGAGAACTACTTAACGAAGAAGTGCTGTTCGACAAACAGATATTTGTTATCTGCAAAAACATCATTATTAATCACGTTAATAGAGAAAGTAAAATAATACAGCTTAATCCTGCTCAAGTTGACATGCCTGAGGAAGAAACAGATTTGGGAATTTTTGAAGAAAGACAAGAAAAGCTTCAAAATTTTATTAGTCTGCTTCCGGAGCAGCAACAAAAAATATTCACTTTACACAAACTGGAAAACCTTAGCTATAAGGAGATTGCAGAAATAACGGATCTCTCTGAGAAGACCATTGCCAATCATATTTATCTCGCCAGTAAATTTATTCGAAAAAAAATAGAAAACCATTAG
- a CDS encoding GNAT family N-acetyltransferase — translation MKSDGKSYDYELAKMAVSPKAQGKGVGLLLAESAIKWATEKGASRIYLESNTKLKPAIKLYEKLGFKEVEGLSSSYNRVDIQMMLALTF, via the coding sequence ATTAAAAGTGACGGAAAAAGTTATGATTACGAATTGGCAAAAATGGCTGTAAGTCCGAAAGCGCAAGGAAAAGGTGTCGGATTATTACTCGCTGAATCGGCAATAAAATGGGCTACTGAAAAAGGCGCTTCAAGAATCTATCTGGAAAGCAACACCAAACTGAAACCTGCTATCAAATTATATGAAAAATTAGGTTTTAAAGAAGTAGAAGGTCTTTCTTCGTCTTACAATAGAGTAGATATTCAGATGATGCTTGCACTTACCTTTTAG